Proteins from a single region of Pseudarthrobacter sp. NIBRBAC000502772:
- a CDS encoding ABC transporter permease: MNTAVPASVSPTIGRPAWRPSVLRLGLGRVLLEIKLFNRDVLSLVLVLFFPILMMSLFGTVFGDEPVFGAGPDGQGGITPAHYYLPGMLALSTILSGFQNLSSYVATERFNGTVKRLAGTPLPAASYFIGKTGQTLYLIVAQTVLLLFAAAVLFDVPLPRDAAQWGLAALLMILATAAWATVAIAFTALPKSAQSASTLAVLPVLLLSFTSGVYFPFSQLPDWLQSVTNFFPLRWTASAFRSVFLPAGFEAVEPGGTYNLPLTFLVLGIWVAAGAVLARLAFKWPPQK, encoded by the coding sequence ATGAACACAGCAGTCCCCGCATCCGTCTCCCCCACCATCGGCCGGCCGGCCTGGCGCCCATCAGTCCTGCGCCTGGGACTTGGCCGGGTCCTGCTGGAGATCAAACTATTTAACCGTGACGTGCTATCTCTGGTCCTGGTTCTCTTCTTCCCGATCCTCATGATGTCCCTGTTTGGAACAGTTTTCGGTGATGAGCCGGTCTTCGGGGCCGGCCCGGACGGGCAGGGCGGCATCACCCCGGCGCACTACTATCTGCCCGGAATGCTTGCGCTGAGCACCATCCTGAGCGGGTTCCAGAACCTCAGCAGCTACGTGGCCACCGAGCGTTTCAACGGCACGGTGAAGCGGCTGGCCGGTACGCCATTGCCCGCAGCGTCGTACTTCATCGGGAAAACAGGCCAGACGCTCTACTTGATCGTGGCCCAGACTGTTCTCCTGCTGTTCGCGGCGGCCGTCCTGTTCGACGTCCCGCTGCCCCGGGACGCCGCGCAGTGGGGCCTGGCGGCGCTGCTGATGATCCTGGCCACGGCAGCCTGGGCCACCGTGGCCATCGCGTTCACGGCCTTGCCCAAGTCGGCACAAAGCGCGTCCACCCTGGCCGTCCTGCCCGTACTGCTCCTGTCCTTCACGTCGGGCGTGTACTTCCCGTTCTCCCAGCTTCCGGACTGGCTGCAGTCCGTGACCAATTTCTTCCCGCTGCGCTGGACGGCGAGCGCCTTCAGGTCTGTTTTCCTTCCTGCCGGCTTTGAAGCCGTGGAGCCCGGCGGCACGTACAACCTGCCGCTGACGTTTCTGGTCCTGGGCATCTGGGTGGCCGCGGGTGCCGTGCTTGCCCGGTTGGCGTTCAAGTGGCCGCCGCAGAAGTAG
- a CDS encoding response regulator transcription factor, whose product MNNVQGTGIQGTGPIRPATPVRVVIVDDHAIFRSGLKADLSESIQVVGEAATVEQAIAVIAQERPEVVLLDVHLPGGLGGGGREVIAGSASLLATTKFLALSVSDAAEDVVSVIRAGARGYVTKTISGAEITDAVFRVAGGDAVFSPRLAGFVLDAFGTAPADIADDELDRLSARELEVMRLIARGYSYKEVAKELFISIKTVETHVSAVLRKLQLSSRHELTKWAAERRLL is encoded by the coding sequence ATGAACAACGTACAGGGGACCGGCATCCAGGGGACCGGGCCCATCCGCCCCGCAACGCCGGTCAGGGTGGTCATCGTGGACGATCACGCCATCTTCCGCTCGGGACTCAAGGCCGACCTCTCTGAGAGCATCCAGGTAGTGGGGGAAGCGGCAACGGTTGAGCAGGCCATCGCAGTGATCGCGCAGGAGCGTCCGGAAGTGGTGCTCCTGGACGTGCACCTGCCCGGTGGTCTGGGTGGCGGCGGCCGGGAAGTCATCGCGGGTTCCGCGTCGCTCCTGGCCACCACCAAGTTCCTGGCCCTGAGCGTCTCCGACGCCGCCGAGGACGTGGTGTCGGTCATCCGAGCCGGTGCCCGGGGGTATGTCACCAAGACGATTTCCGGGGCCGAGATCACCGACGCCGTGTTCCGAGTCGCCGGCGGCGACGCTGTGTTCTCCCCCCGGCTGGCCGGCTTCGTGCTGGACGCCTTCGGCACCGCTCCGGCCGATATTGCCGACGACGAGCTGGACAGGCTGTCCGCGCGCGAGCTTGAAGTGATGCGGCTGATCGCCCGGGGCTACAGCTACAAGGAGGTGGCCAAGGAGCTGTTCATCAGCATCAAAACCGTGGAAACCCACGTGTCGGCTGTGCTGCGCAAGCTCCAGCTCTCCAGCCGGCACGAGCTGACCAAGTGGGCCGCCGAACGCCGCCTCCTCTAA
- the secE gene encoding preprotein translocase subunit SecE — protein sequence MSEDQVTETAASSSKGRPAKKDAKANFFARIALFIRQVIGELKKVVAPTRKELINYTLVVLVFVAIMMVIVSLLDIGFGTAVSWVFGGIAPGDR from the coding sequence ATGAGCGAGGACCAGGTGACCGAAACAGCTGCCAGCAGCTCCAAGGGCCGCCCAGCTAAGAAGGACGCCAAGGCAAACTTCTTCGCTCGAATTGCACTCTTCATTCGCCAGGTCATCGGCGAACTGAAGAAGGTTGTTGCACCAACCCGCAAGGAACTGATCAACTACACGCTCGTGGTGCTGGTGTTCGTGGCCATCATGATGGTGATCGTCAGCCTGCTGGACATCGGTTTTGGAACCGCGGTCAGCTGGGTCTTCGGCGGGATAGCTCCCGGGGACCGCTAA
- a CDS encoding ATP-binding protein, translating to MTTALTRPPLVRSSDRVIAGVCAGLAAHLGWPVKSVRIGMALATLAGGAGLAFYAWLWIMVPTADESARRNARRPASPIAPAVSLDPAFRAGPPSAAPSQGSPAAAPWWGNPDAGADAPGVSPGGPAAGYGSSYGAAVRPPWFRVRSMRYGKEILLGAGLLLVAGIMIARLLGVDVPLETLIPAAAVLGGAAIAWMQLDETRRAGLVDKTKADQAGGWARLAAGLALVVAGVLVMVSGSGSWEQTWLALLASVAVLGGVVLVLLPWALKFWRDLETERAGRIRETERAEIAAHLHDSVLQTLALIQRRAGNEHDVVRLARAQERELRSWLFQDPGKEAGQLSDRIKAVGAEVEDSLGNAVEVVSVGDTAMTESHEALVQASREAMLNASRHGGGTVSVYLEVSDGRTEIFIKDRGPGFDLQDVPEDRLGVRESIIGRMKRHGGSASITSTPNGTEVRLGMPALQPENAEGKS from the coding sequence ATGACCACCGCCCTCACTCGACCACCGCTTGTCCGCAGCAGCGACCGCGTCATCGCGGGCGTCTGTGCCGGCCTCGCGGCGCATCTGGGCTGGCCGGTGAAAAGCGTGCGGATCGGCATGGCGCTCGCGACCCTCGCCGGCGGCGCCGGGTTGGCCTTCTACGCGTGGCTGTGGATCATGGTCCCCACCGCAGACGAAAGCGCCCGCCGCAACGCCAGGCGTCCGGCGTCGCCCATTGCGCCGGCCGTCAGCCTTGACCCGGCATTCCGCGCCGGGCCGCCCTCGGCGGCGCCGTCGCAGGGCTCGCCCGCGGCCGCTCCCTGGTGGGGAAATCCCGACGCCGGTGCTGACGCCCCGGGGGTTTCCCCCGGCGGGCCCGCCGCCGGCTACGGGTCGAGCTACGGGGCCGCCGTGCGGCCGCCATGGTTCCGGGTCCGCAGCATGCGCTATGGCAAGGAGATTCTGCTGGGCGCCGGCCTCCTCCTCGTGGCGGGGATCATGATTGCCCGGCTCCTGGGCGTGGACGTACCCCTGGAAACCCTTATCCCCGCGGCTGCCGTGCTGGGCGGTGCCGCCATCGCCTGGATGCAGCTCGACGAAACCCGCCGCGCGGGGCTCGTGGACAAAACCAAGGCCGATCAGGCAGGCGGCTGGGCGCGCCTGGCCGCCGGTCTGGCGCTGGTGGTTGCCGGCGTGCTGGTGATGGTGTCCGGTTCCGGATCCTGGGAACAGACCTGGCTGGCGCTGCTGGCATCGGTGGCGGTGCTGGGCGGCGTAGTGCTGGTACTTCTTCCGTGGGCCCTCAAATTCTGGCGGGACCTGGAAACTGAGCGGGCGGGCCGTATCCGTGAAACGGAGCGGGCCGAGATCGCTGCCCACCTGCACGATTCCGTCCTCCAGACCCTCGCCCTGATCCAGCGGCGGGCGGGAAACGAGCACGACGTTGTCCGGCTCGCCCGGGCGCAGGAACGTGAGCTCAGGAGCTGGCTGTTCCAGGACCCGGGTAAGGAGGCGGGCCAGCTTTCGGACCGCATCAAGGCCGTGGGTGCCGAAGTGGAAGACTCGCTCGGCAACGCCGTGGAAGTGGTGAGCGTCGGGGACACAGCCATGACCGAATCCCACGAAGCCCTGGTCCAGGCCAGCCGTGAGGCGATGCTCAATGCCTCCCGGCACGGCGGCGGGACCGTCTCTGTCTACCTCGAAGTTTCCGATGGTCGGACGGAAATCTTCATCAAGGACAGGGGGCCGGGCTTTGACCTGCAGGATGTGCCCGAAGACCGTCTCGGTGTCCGCGAATCGATCATCGGACGCATGAAACGCCACGGCGGGTCCGCCTCCATCACCAGCACGCCCAACGGCACTGAGGTGCGGCTGGGAATGCCGGCGCTCCAACCGGAAAACGCGGAAGGGAAATCATGA
- a CDS encoding sensor histidine kinase, producing MSYMSGRTERLLPARSVWTTSMVWWHAGFYAALACVSYFALFGDERHSGTPLVIGPLVLLGAAYPFLTRTRDLRTLRPTIYVALLVAVVVFLSFVYDGAGVLLFVAFPQVWMFTSSQRQGVAATAVLCVGVAVGQISRWGLAGTEVYGITAQLVTSFVASCMIGLWISKVIEQSEQRAELLAELEATRHELNNAEQARGALAERERMAREIHDTLAQGFTSIAMLSEAAQAQLRAQPEAPSGLVRSLTAISRTARENLAEARVLVASGVPSDVQGGDLLAALKRLPDTVHLDSVRLTMELPDSLPPLPSTQQVALLRTAQEALNNVRRHSGATAAEVLMDIPAGGPPLLRLTVSDNGQGFDVSADHQGFGLKSMAARLDEIGGRLQVTSAPGATRLVAVVPTEALGPGGTDTGPVTRGTDAPLPGAVT from the coding sequence ATGAGCTATATGAGCGGACGGACCGAGCGGCTGCTGCCGGCACGGTCCGTATGGACCACCTCCATGGTCTGGTGGCATGCCGGCTTCTACGCCGCGCTGGCCTGCGTGTCCTATTTCGCCCTGTTCGGCGACGAGCGCCATTCCGGGACGCCCCTGGTCATTGGTCCGCTGGTGCTCCTCGGGGCCGCATACCCGTTCCTGACCCGGACCAGGGATCTCCGGACGCTGCGGCCCACCATCTACGTGGCACTGCTGGTGGCGGTGGTGGTGTTCCTGTCCTTTGTGTACGACGGCGCCGGGGTCCTGCTGTTTGTGGCCTTCCCGCAGGTCTGGATGTTCACGTCCTCGCAGCGCCAGGGCGTGGCAGCCACCGCCGTGCTGTGCGTCGGCGTGGCCGTTGGCCAGATCAGCCGCTGGGGACTTGCGGGCACGGAGGTGTACGGCATCACGGCCCAGCTGGTGACCTCGTTTGTGGCCAGCTGCATGATCGGACTCTGGATCTCGAAAGTCATTGAGCAAAGCGAACAGCGTGCCGAGCTGCTGGCCGAGCTTGAGGCCACGCGCCACGAACTGAACAACGCCGAGCAGGCACGCGGTGCATTGGCTGAGCGTGAGCGGATGGCCCGGGAAATCCACGACACCCTGGCCCAGGGGTTCACGTCCATCGCCATGCTCTCCGAAGCGGCGCAGGCCCAGCTCAGGGCGCAACCCGAGGCCCCCTCCGGGCTGGTGCGCAGCCTCACCGCCATTTCGCGGACCGCCCGGGAGAACCTCGCGGAAGCGCGGGTCCTGGTGGCCTCCGGCGTCCCGTCCGATGTCCAGGGCGGAGACCTCCTGGCGGCACTGAAGCGGCTGCCGGACACCGTGCACCTGGACAGCGTCCGGCTGACGATGGAGCTGCCCGACAGCCTGCCCCCGCTGCCGTCCACGCAGCAGGTGGCACTGCTCCGGACGGCCCAGGAGGCACTTAACAACGTCCGCAGGCATTCCGGGGCCACGGCCGCGGAGGTACTGATGGATATCCCTGCCGGCGGCCCGCCGCTGCTCCGGCTGACCGTCTCGGACAACGGGCAGGGCTTTGACGTCTCGGCGGATCACCAGGGGTTCGGCCTGAAGTCGATGGCTGCCCGGCTGGACGAAATCGGTGGCCGGCTCCAGGTCACTTCCGCGCCGGGCGCCACCCGGCTGGTGGCGGTGGTCCCCACCGAGGCCCTCGGGCCCGGCGGCACAGACACCGGGCCAGTGACCCGCGGTACGGACGCACCACTGCCCGGAGCCGTGACATGA
- a CDS encoding PspC domain-containing protein yields MNSQTPTPDDGQPTEPLPPSDPDQPTAPLLPPPAASQDTPPTAGPNPGPNAGPNAGPYAGPYSGPYSGPSAGPYSGQYASAKAPGQSGDFFTWVRSHGIQRGRDRWIGGVSSGIAHRMGIDPLIVRGIFIVLTLFAGIGVLLYGLAWAFLPEPDGRIHVQEAGAGRWSSGMTGALITTVVGLTGLGGGFWGWSRNGFGGFLWTVFWVGGAIYFIYYLAQRNKARNGAPMNAAPQPAGANSGYPADPTAPYAAPFAATDSASTRTSSTSGASGASGASGSAPYLPVPPSSVNPPYGGDTYGGGSYGGGGSDGGAYGGYQPPQGPARVPKVRPSGPGAPAVAITAGTALLVGGGLKALDAGNVINLGDAANAIVWASGAAVLGLGILIAGLRGRTSGILGFFAVVALVIGGIFNVVGNGDRVRFTQVDWAPASQQQAADGFSVTGGRGTVDLTQLAAQAPLDSEVVVPLDITASNVTVILPNNIPVDVRADMTLGNLNQGTNHRGGITSQETSYNTDKPGGHLIIRIDGTLSNVTIREGN; encoded by the coding sequence ATGAACTCCCAGACCCCCACCCCCGATGACGGCCAGCCCACGGAACCGCTCCCCCCAAGCGACCCGGACCAGCCAACCGCACCCCTGCTGCCACCCCCGGCTGCTTCGCAGGACACACCCCCGACCGCCGGTCCCAATCCCGGCCCCAATGCCGGCCCCAATGCCGGCCCGTATGCCGGACCTTACTCAGGCCCGTATTCCGGCCCGTCCGCAGGCCCGTACTCCGGCCAGTATGCCAGCGCCAAAGCACCAGGCCAGTCCGGTGACTTCTTCACCTGGGTCCGGAGCCACGGTATACAGCGCGGACGCGACCGGTGGATCGGCGGTGTCTCCAGCGGCATCGCGCACCGGATGGGCATCGATCCGCTGATTGTCCGCGGCATCTTCATTGTCCTCACCCTCTTCGCCGGAATCGGCGTCCTGCTCTACGGCCTGGCCTGGGCATTCCTTCCCGAACCCGACGGGCGCATCCACGTCCAGGAAGCCGGCGCCGGCCGCTGGTCCAGCGGCATGACAGGCGCCCTGATCACCACCGTGGTGGGGCTCACCGGGCTGGGCGGCGGGTTCTGGGGCTGGAGCCGCAACGGCTTCGGCGGATTCCTCTGGACCGTCTTCTGGGTGGGCGGCGCCATCTACTTCATCTACTACCTGGCCCAACGCAACAAGGCCCGGAATGGAGCTCCCATGAACGCCGCACCGCAGCCGGCCGGCGCAAACTCCGGTTACCCGGCCGACCCCACCGCCCCCTATGCCGCGCCGTTTGCGGCCACGGATTCGGCCTCTACCCGCACGTCGAGCACGTCCGGCGCGTCCGGCGCGTCCGGCGCGTCCGGCAGCGCACCTTACCTTCCGGTCCCGCCGTCGAGCGTCAACCCGCCCTATGGCGGCGACACTTACGGCGGCGGCAGCTACGGTGGGGGCGGCAGCGACGGCGGTGCCTACGGCGGCTACCAGCCTCCACAGGGCCCGGCACGCGTACCCAAGGTCCGCCCCTCCGGCCCCGGCGCCCCGGCAGTAGCCATAACCGCCGGAACAGCGCTCCTGGTCGGTGGCGGGCTCAAAGCCCTGGACGCCGGCAACGTGATCAACCTCGGCGACGCCGCCAACGCGATCGTCTGGGCCAGCGGTGCAGCCGTCCTGGGCCTGGGCATCCTGATCGCTGGCCTGCGCGGCAGGACGTCCGGAATCCTCGGTTTCTTCGCCGTTGTTGCTCTGGTGATTGGCGGCATCTTCAACGTTGTGGGCAACGGCGACAGGGTCCGCTTCACCCAGGTCGACTGGGCGCCGGCGAGCCAGCAGCAGGCGGCCGATGGCTTCAGCGTCACCGGCGGCCGGGGAACCGTTGACCTCACACAATTGGCCGCGCAAGCCCCGCTGGACTCAGAAGTCGTGGTTCCACTGGACATCACGGCAAGCAACGTCACTGTGATCCTCCCCAACAACATTCCCGTGGACGTGAGGGCAGACATGACGCTGGGGAACCTCAACCAAGGCACCAACCACAGGGGCGGCATTACCTCCCAGGAAACCAGCTACAACACCGACAAGCCAGGTGGCCACCTGATCATCCGGATCGACGGCACCCTCAGCAACGTCACCATCAGGGAAGGAAACTGA
- a CDS encoding PspC domain-containing protein, with amino-acid sequence MDKFFSIVRGFGLKRGPQRWLGGVCGGIAAKLNVDVAFVRIAFLVFCLLPGPAVVLYIAAWLVLPDQQDSIPLQNFLDRRSIS; translated from the coding sequence ATGGACAAGTTCTTCAGCATCGTCAGGGGCTTCGGCCTGAAACGTGGACCCCAACGCTGGCTGGGAGGTGTGTGCGGCGGCATTGCAGCAAAGCTCAACGTGGATGTGGCATTCGTCCGGATCGCTTTCCTGGTCTTCTGCCTCCTCCCCGGTCCCGCCGTCGTCCTCTACATTGCAGCGTGGCTGGTCCTTCCTGACCAGCAGGACTCCATCCCGCTGCAGAACTTCCTGGACCGCCGCTCCATCAGCTGA
- the nusG gene encoding transcription termination/antitermination protein NusG: MSEQELEVTETELEESTDNTAAPTAEAGEESEVESAAPESADADSADDSDDSEDADSEGDAVEGEPAEDDSEGDDADADALAAAAAKAEVDPADEFKAKLRRQEGDWYVIHSYAGYENRVKANLETRIQTLDMEDYIFEIQVPMEEVVEIKNAQRKVINRVRIPGYVLVRMDLTDASWGAVRHTPGVTGFVGNAHNPVPLRLDEVFSMLAPVFEEEQAEKGKPVKHAAAQIDVDFEVGESVIVKEGPFETLPATISEIKVESQTLVVLVSIFERETPVTLAFNQVSKI, translated from the coding sequence GTGTCTGAGCAGGAGCTCGAGGTAACCGAGACTGAGCTGGAAGAGTCCACGGACAACACGGCGGCCCCCACGGCTGAAGCCGGTGAAGAGTCCGAGGTTGAGTCCGCTGCGCCCGAATCCGCCGACGCCGATTCCGCCGACGATTCAGACGATTCAGAGGATGCCGATTCAGAGGGTGACGCCGTAGAAGGCGAACCTGCTGAGGACGACTCAGAGGGCGACGACGCTGATGCAGACGCCCTGGCCGCCGCGGCCGCCAAGGCCGAGGTTGACCCCGCCGACGAATTCAAAGCCAAGCTGCGCCGCCAGGAGGGTGACTGGTACGTCATCCACTCCTACGCCGGCTACGAAAACCGCGTCAAGGCCAACCTTGAGACCCGCATCCAGACCCTGGACATGGAAGATTACATCTTCGAAATCCAGGTGCCCATGGAAGAGGTCGTTGAGATCAAGAACGCTCAGCGCAAGGTCATCAACCGCGTCCGGATCCCCGGCTACGTCCTGGTCCGCATGGACCTGACGGATGCTTCCTGGGGCGCCGTCCGCCACACTCCCGGTGTTACCGGCTTCGTGGGCAACGCCCACAACCCGGTGCCGCTGCGACTCGACGAAGTCTTCTCCATGCTCGCGCCGGTCTTCGAAGAAGAGCAGGCCGAAAAGGGCAAGCCCGTCAAGCACGCTGCCGCCCAGATCGACGTCGACTTCGAGGTCGGCGAATCGGTCATCGTCAAGGAAGGTCCGTTCGAGACCCTTCCCGCCACGATCTCCGAGATCAAGGTGGAATCCCAGACCCTCGTGGTGCTCGTGTCGATCTTCGAACGCGAAACCCCGGTCACGCTGGCATTCAACCAGGTCAGCAAGATCTAA
- a CDS encoding pyridoxal phosphate-dependent aminotransferase: MSAARVSKRISAIAESATLAVDAKAKALKAAGRPVIGFGAGEPDFPTPDYIVKASIEAASQPKYHRYSPAAGLPELKKAIAEKTLRDSGYAVDPSQVLVTNGGKQAVYNTFATLVDPGDEVIVPTPFWTTYPEAIRLAGGVPVEVFAGPEQDYLVTVEQLEAAVTDRSKILLFVSPSNPTGSVYSPEQVAEIGKWAAAKGLWVVTDEIYEHLTYDGVPFTSIATAAPELGDKVVILNGVAKTYAMTGWRVGWMIGPADVIKAATNLQSHATSNVSNIMQIAALAAVSGPLTAVDEMKVAFDRRRKAIVAGLNAIDGVECPTPKGAFYVYADVRALLGKEFPTAAGTATPSTSAELAALILDEVEVAVVPGEAFGPSGYLRLSYALGDEDLATGVARLQDFLGKAK, encoded by the coding sequence ATGTCTGCCGCCCGCGTTTCCAAGCGCATTTCCGCTATTGCCGAATCCGCAACCCTGGCCGTTGATGCCAAGGCCAAGGCGCTGAAGGCAGCTGGCCGGCCCGTTATTGGCTTCGGGGCAGGGGAACCGGACTTCCCCACCCCGGACTACATCGTCAAGGCGTCCATTGAGGCCGCCAGCCAGCCCAAGTACCACCGCTACTCCCCCGCCGCCGGCCTGCCGGAGCTCAAAAAGGCCATCGCCGAGAAGACTCTCCGCGACTCCGGCTACGCCGTGGATCCGTCCCAGGTCCTGGTGACGAACGGCGGCAAGCAGGCCGTGTACAACACCTTCGCCACGCTGGTGGATCCGGGCGACGAAGTGATTGTCCCCACGCCGTTCTGGACCACCTACCCGGAGGCCATCAGGCTCGCCGGCGGTGTCCCCGTTGAGGTGTTCGCCGGGCCTGAGCAGGACTACCTGGTCACCGTTGAGCAGCTTGAGGCCGCAGTGACGGACAGGAGCAAGATCCTGCTGTTTGTCTCGCCGTCCAACCCCACAGGCTCCGTCTACAGCCCCGAGCAGGTCGCCGAAATCGGCAAGTGGGCCGCCGCCAAGGGGCTCTGGGTGGTCACCGACGAGATCTACGAGCACCTGACGTACGACGGCGTCCCGTTCACCTCCATCGCGACGGCGGCCCCGGAACTCGGCGACAAAGTGGTCATCCTCAACGGCGTCGCCAAGACCTATGCGATGACCGGCTGGCGGGTCGGCTGGATGATCGGCCCGGCCGACGTCATCAAGGCTGCCACCAACCTGCAGTCACACGCCACCTCCAACGTTTCGAACATCATGCAGATTGCAGCCCTCGCCGCCGTCTCCGGACCGCTGACCGCCGTCGACGAAATGAAGGTGGCGTTTGACCGCCGCCGCAAGGCGATCGTTGCCGGCCTGAACGCGATCGACGGTGTTGAATGCCCGACGCCGAAGGGTGCGTTCTACGTCTACGCGGACGTCCGTGCGCTGCTGGGGAAGGAATTCCCGACGGCGGCAGGCACCGCAACGCCGTCCACCTCCGCCGAACTGGCTGCTTTGATCCTGGATGAGGTTGAAGTAGCGGTGGTGCCGGGCGAGGCGTTCGGCCCCTCAGGCTACCTGCGGCTCTCGTACGCCCTGGGCGACGAGGACCTGGCCACCGGCGTCGCCCGGCTCCAGGACTTCCTGGGCAAGGCCAAGTAG
- the rplA gene encoding 50S ribosomal protein L1 has product MAKRSKAYEAAAAKIDAEKFYAPFEAVTLAKDTNPSKFDATVEVAFRLGVDPRKADQMVRGTVILPHGTGKVSRVLVFATGDKAEAAIAAGADFVGSDDLIEKIAAGWTDFDAAVATPDLMGKVGRLGKVLGPRNLMPNPKTGTVTADVAKAVNDIKGGKIDFRVDKHSNLHFIIGKVSFDALKLAENYAAALEEVLRLKPSASKGRYIQKATVATTFGPGISVDPNVTKVLTEV; this is encoded by the coding sequence ATGGCAAAGCGCAGCAAAGCATATGAGGCAGCAGCCGCCAAGATCGACGCGGAGAAGTTCTACGCGCCGTTCGAGGCAGTAACGCTCGCCAAGGACACCAACCCGTCCAAGTTCGACGCCACCGTTGAGGTTGCCTTCCGCCTGGGCGTTGACCCTCGCAAGGCTGACCAGATGGTCCGCGGCACCGTTATCCTGCCCCACGGCACCGGTAAGGTCTCCCGCGTCCTGGTCTTCGCAACGGGCGACAAGGCTGAGGCAGCAATCGCTGCCGGTGCCGACTTCGTTGGTTCCGATGACCTGATCGAAAAGATCGCAGCCGGCTGGACCGACTTCGACGCAGCCGTGGCCACCCCTGACCTCATGGGCAAGGTTGGCCGTCTTGGTAAGGTCCTGGGTCCCCGTAACCTGATGCCGAACCCGAAGACGGGCACCGTGACCGCAGACGTCGCCAAGGCTGTCAACGACATCAAGGGTGGCAAGATCGACTTCCGCGTCGACAAGCACTCGAACCTGCACTTCATCATCGGCAAGGTTTCCTTCGACGCCCTCAAGCTGGCCGAGAACTACGCAGCAGCACTGGAAGAGGTGCTTCGTCTGAAGCCGTCCGCTTCCAAGGGCCGCTACATCCAGAAGGCCACCGTGGCCACCACGTTCGGTCCCGGCATCTCTGTCGACCCCAACGTCACGAAGGTCCTGACCGAGGTCTAG
- the rplK gene encoding 50S ribosomal protein L11, with protein MAPKKKVTGLIKLQIQAGAANPAPPIGPALGQHGVNIMEFCKAYNAATEAQRGNVIPVEITVYEDRSFTFITKTPPAAELIKKAAGVAKGSPTPHTVKVAKLTKAQVNEIATTKMEDLNATSLEGAAKIIAGTARSMGITVEG; from the coding sequence TTGGCTCCCAAGAAGAAGGTCACCGGCCTCATCAAGCTGCAGATCCAGGCAGGCGCCGCTAACCCGGCACCGCCGATCGGTCCTGCGCTTGGCCAGCACGGTGTCAACATCATGGAATTCTGCAAGGCGTACAACGCTGCAACAGAAGCCCAGCGCGGAAACGTTATCCCCGTGGAAATCACGGTCTACGAAGACCGTTCCTTCACGTTCATCACCAAGACCCCGCCGGCTGCAGAGCTCATCAAGAAGGCTGCAGGCGTTGCCAAGGGTTCACCCACCCCGCACACCGTCAAGGTTGCCAAGCTGACTAAGGCCCAGGTCAACGAGATCGCCACCACCAAGATGGAAGATCTCAACGCCACCAGCCTCGAAGGCGCAGCGAAGATCATCGCCGGTACCGCCCGCTCCATGGGTATCACCGTAGAAGGCTAA
- a CDS encoding ABC transporter ATP-binding protein, with product MNTSLIPGQRQSPDAITVRGLNKTYGLPKGGTLTAVDQLDLTIHAGETYALLGPNGAGKSTTIEILEGHRKPDSGEVMVLGTRPWKAAPSFRARIGIVLQEATDSGELRVSEALRSLASCFPTPRPVDEVIEAVGLGGKGGVRISTLSGGQRRRLDVALGVIGNPEVLFLDEPTTGFDPEARRQFWDLIRHLSSGGTTIVLTTHYLDEAEQLADRIGVINHGRLIAEGSPQEIGGPGLRVPRVRWRDASGLREVVTEQPASLVASLSDGGALEPAELAVVRPSLEDIYLQLIGAADGAQPSAEPSAARSTEASSVSGALR from the coding sequence ATGAACACTTCCCTCATCCCCGGGCAGCGGCAATCCCCTGATGCCATCACCGTGCGCGGCCTCAACAAAACGTACGGCCTGCCCAAAGGCGGGACCCTCACGGCCGTGGACCAGCTGGACCTCACCATCCATGCCGGAGAGACCTATGCCCTGCTGGGCCCCAACGGCGCCGGCAAATCCACCACCATCGAGATACTGGAAGGCCACCGGAAACCTGACAGCGGCGAAGTCATGGTTTTGGGAACGCGCCCCTGGAAGGCGGCCCCGTCCTTCCGCGCCCGGATCGGCATTGTGCTCCAGGAGGCCACAGACTCCGGGGAACTCAGGGTTTCCGAGGCCCTGCGGTCACTGGCTTCCTGTTTCCCAACGCCCCGGCCGGTGGACGAGGTCATTGAGGCCGTGGGACTCGGCGGCAAGGGCGGCGTCCGGATCTCAACCCTTTCGGGCGGCCAGCGGCGAAGGCTGGACGTGGCGCTGGGCGTCATCGGCAACCCGGAAGTCCTGTTCCTGGACGAACCCACCACAGGATTCGATCCGGAAGCCCGTCGGCAATTCTGGGACCTCATCCGCCATCTGAGCAGCGGCGGCACCACCATTGTCCTCACCACGCATTACCTGGACGAGGCCGAGCAGCTGGCGGACCGGATCGGCGTCATCAACCACGGGCGTCTGATCGCCGAAGGCAGCCCGCAGGAGATCGGAGGCCCGGGCCTCCGGGTTCCCCGAGTCCGGTGGCGGGATGCTTCCGGCCTTCGCGAAGTGGTGACCGAGCAGCCGGCTTCCCTGGTCGCGTCGCTGTCCGACGGCGGCGCGTTAGAGCCGGCGGAGCTCGCCGTCGTCCGTCCCAGCCTTGAGGACATTTACCTCCAGCTGATCGGTGCCGCCGACGGCGCCCAGCCCTCTGCCGAACCATCCGCCGCACGATCTACGGAAGCATCGTCCGTTTCAGGAGCCCTCCGATGA